The following nucleotide sequence is from Phytoactinopolyspora mesophila.
GTAGGCGGCATTGGAGATGCGGAGCTGCTTGCAACTGCAGCCCCAATGCTGCACGTTGTGCCGGGAGCCCAACCCTGCCCACCGGCCCAGGTGATAGACGTCGACTTCGCCGGTGTGCCGTGTCATCGCTTCGGCTAGCCGGAACACATGTGGGTGTCCGGTGCGCAGGAACTGATACCAGAGCCAGAGGTCAGGGGAGAGTTCGGAGTTGTCCCACGCGTACCCGCCGACGTCGTAGCGCCACTGGTGCCGGTCGGGGTCGTAGGTGTGCATGACGTCGCCGTAGTGCCAGAACCCGTACCACCGGCGTTGTTCCTGCTGAGTGATGTAGAAGTCGACGAGGAAATCCAGCCGGTCCTCGATGGCCGCTCGCTCGGGTGTGGAGCGGTCGGCCGGAGCCCAATCGCCGAAGACACCCGCACTGTGCAGGCGAGCGGGGCTGGGCACAAGAAGGGGCGGGTCGTTGAGCGCGGCCGCGTGGCTCGCGAGCTCGTCGTTCGGGGGTGTGGCGGCGTAGGCGCGCAAGACCAGTTCGTGGGTGCGGGCGACCCCGTGCGGATCGCCGAAGCCCGGCTCGTAATCCTCGTAGGTGATCTCCAAACCCTCGAGCTGCTCGGCGAAGGTGTCCTGGCCGAGGCCGTCGTGGTAGAAGCGAAGATCCATAGCCGGAGCCGACGGCGACCACATCCAGGCGGTGACGGTAGCTGTGTCCGATGCGGCGCCCCGGATGTCGAGCCGGGTCGGGTGCGCCTTCCAGAAGTCGCGCAGGCCGATCGCCAGCCCGCCGCTCACACCTCCGGCGTAGGCGTATCCAGCGGCCCGGGTGGAGGCTGGGATGGTGACCCATCCGGTGTCCTGAGCGGTGCGTTTGCGGAGTGTGAAGCCGTCGGCGCTGGGTTGTTCGAGAGTCCAGTCGCTCCACGTAGGGATCAGATGGGCTCGTTGGGACACCGCGGTATCCCAGTCCTGGACCGGGCCACAAGGGCGTCCGTCGACCTGTGCGGCGCGGAACTGCTCGCCGGGGTCGCGCCGCAGCCCCGTAATACCGCGGACAGCTTCGGTGTGGAATCCCGGCCGATGGTCCGCGCCGGCTGGGCCGGCCAGGCGAACGTGGCGGTCGTGCGGCTCGTCGCGCATCGGCACGTCGGCCCGTAGTCCGAGGCCGGCGAGGAAGTCCTGCTCCGCCGCGCCATCCCAGATGACGGTGTGCACGACCCGCACGTCGTCGCTTCCCGCGTAGAAGTAGAGGCGGACCGAGAACGGCAGCCAAGGACCCCGGCCGCCCCGAGTGTCGCCGTCGCTGGTGTGCCGGCCCTCGAGGAGCAGGACAGCCCGGATCGGCCCCTCCTGCTCGACGGTGACCGATTCGACCCGGCCGGACAGCTCCTCCCGGACAGCGGAGCCGCCGTCATCGGCTGTTGGTTCCGCCTGCCACAGGCTGGTCAGGCGTACGTCTCGAGCGACCACCTGCCCGTCCCGGCTGGCCGAGCTGAGCAGGACGGAGCCGACGCGGTCGACGGTCCAGGTGACCACGCCCGTGTCGACGACGACGCCGGCGCCGCTTGTCGTGACGGTGACCGGTGTATCCGGCTGGGTTGGGGCGCCGCCGGGCACGAGTTGGTACGACGGGCTCGGGTCGGGTTGCGGCGACATCGCGTGCGCAGACCATTTGACTGAGCCGTCCGGCCAGGTCGCTGTCACCCAACTCTGCACCGGAACGCCGGCACTGTCGTCGCGGCGAAGCCCGAAGGACGAGCCCCCGGGCACGACCCCCCGCGGCCACGGCACGCCCCAGGTGGTGCCGGTGGGCCGGGCGGAGGTGAGCCAGCGGACCGTCGTCGGTGTGTTCGTGAGCACATGTACTCCTGTCCTGGGGGGAGCCGAGTCACACAACGCGCGTGGATGGGGACTCTCCATGGCGTGGTGGGCATCAGCGAGGGAGGTCGTTGGCGAAGCCTCTCTCCGACCGAGTCTGCTGGGCGAGGAGAGACCCCATCGACGAGCGTTGCGCCTCAGCCCTTGACCGAGCCGATGAGGATGCCTTTGGCGAAGTGTTTCTGCAGGAACGGGTAGAAGAGCAGGATCGGCACCGTCGCGACGACGATCACGGCGAACTTCAAGCCCTGCTCCGGCGGTATGTAGTTGGGATCCAGCTGCCCCATTGTGTTGGCCATGTCCGCGGAGACCGTCACCTGGCGGACGAACATCTGCAGGGTCCACTTCGACGTGTCGTCGATGTAGAGCAGCGGGGACATGAAGTCGTTCCAGATGGCGACCGAGTAGAACAGCGCGAACGTCGCGATGATCGGCTTGGAAAGCGGCAGCACGATGCGCCAGAACACGCCGATCTCGCTGCAGCCGTCGATGCGGCCGGCCTCCTGCAGCTCTTCCGGAAGCTCCTGGAAGAAGTTCTTCACGATGATCAGGTAGAACGGATTGATGGCCAGCGGCAGGATCAGCGCCCAGTACGTGTTGAGCATGCCCAGCTCGCGCACGATCAGGTAGGTGGGGATCATCCCGCCGCTGAACACCATGGTGAAGATCACCAGGTTGAGCATGATGTTCCGGCCGGGAAGGTAGCGCTTGGACAGTGGATAGGCCATGGTGAGCGTCAGAGCCACCTGAATCACCGTGCCCACCGCTGTGACGCATATCGTCACGATCAGGCTGCGCAGGAACGTGTTCGTCGCGAAAATGTAGTCGTACGAGTCGGTGACGAACTGATGCGGCCAGAGAAAGAACGAGCGTGCGGTGATCTCCGACTCGCTGGCGAAGGAGCCCGCGATGACATAAAAGAACGGCAAGACCGTCACCGCGGCCAGCCCCACGAGGCCCACGATGTTGATCGTGTCGAAGATCTTGCTGCCAAGGGTGCTTTTCATCGTTCGCCTCCGCCTCACCTAGAACAGACCGTTCTGCTTGAAACGACGGGCCAGCCAGTTCGCCCCGAAGATCAAGATGATTCCGACGACGGCCTTGAACAGGCCCACAGCTGTCGAGTAGCTGTAGGCGCCTTGTGTGATGCCCATGAAGTAGACATAGGTGTCGAACACCTCGGCCACGGAGCGATTCAAGGCGTTGGTCATGAGGTAGATCTGCTCGAAGCCGGTGTCGAGCAGATTTCCGGCCGTCAAGATCGCCATGACCACGACGGTGCTCCGGATGGCCGGCAGCGTAATGTGCCACATCTGCTGCCAGCGGTTGGCGCCGTCGATCCGCGCAGCCTCGTACAGGTTTGGATCCACACTGGCCAGCGCGGCGAGGTAGATGATGGTGCCCCACCCGGTGGCTTTCCAGAGCGTTTGCATGATGATCAGCGGCCGGAACCAGTCCGGGTCGCTGAGGACGTCGAGGCGTTCCCCGGTGATCGTGTTGAGTAGCTGCGTTGCCGGGCCGATGTCCATCGCGAACAGTAAGTACGTCAGCGAGGCGACGATCGTCCACGACAGGAAATGCGGGATGTAGATGGACGACTGGATGGCCCGTTTGAGCACGGAGAGCCGGAGTTCGTTGAGCAGAAGAGCGACGATGATCGGCGCCGGGAAGACGAAGACGACGTGCAGCGCGGCGAGGATCAGCGTGTTTCCGAGGACGCGGGGAAAGTCCGGGCTGGAGAACAACGCCTCGAAATGCTTGAGGCCCACCCACGGGCTGTCGGAGAAACCCAGGAACGGCAGGTAATCCTGGAAGGCGATGGTGACGCCGTACATGGGCGCGTACTTGAAGACGGCGAAATACACGACGCCGGGAAGTATGAGCAGGTACAGCCATCGATACCGGAAAATACGGATACGCAGCGGGGCCGCAGGACGAGCCGGGGGTCGCCGATCGCCACGGCGGCCACGCGGTCTGCGTCCGCTGCCTCCGCCTCGCCCACGAGTGCCGGGTGCGGAAACGGCCGAGCCGGTGGTGGCCTCGCCAACTGCGGCGCTACTCGCGGTGGAGCTCGGCGAACCCGCGCCAGGAACGGGCGCGACGGGTGGCTGAACAGTCACTGCGCCTCCTCTTTCGGTGATCGACAGCTGGGTTTCGCGGCAGCGGGATCGGCCGGGGCAGCGGGTGCGGGTCGTGCCCAACACCGGCTGCCCCGCCGATCACCGTGGGGTATCAGTCCAGCTGGGCGTAGAGCTCGTTCATCTCGTCGACCACCTGCTGGCCACCCTCGCGGTACCAGCGCTCGATCTCGTCTTCGAGGCCGTCTTCATCGATCTGGCCGGCGAGGTACTTGATCCGTGCGTCGGCGATGATCTGGTCCAGCTGCGCGCCGCGTTGCACGTAGGTGTCAGAGAGCAGCGCCTGCGCCGGGTTGTGCACCGCGGTCTCCATGTCGCGCTCGTGCAGTTCCCAGCGGTGGTCCCACAGCTCGCGCTCGGGTTCACCATCGGGAAGAAGGCTGTAAGCGAGATAGCCGTTGCTCTGTGTGCCCAGCTGAGCGAACGACGTGACGTCGTTGCGGATCACTTCGGCTTCCGAGTCGCCCTCGATCGGCACGGCGAAGTCATCCTCGACCTCGAAGTTGCGGCCCTCGATGCCGTTGTTGAGCAGCATCTGGCCTTCCTTTGCGCTGAGGGTGTCGAGGAATGACAGGACCTCGTGCAGTTCTTCCTCGGTGCGAACACTCTGCCGGGAGATGGCCAGGAAGCCGTTGTAGCCGACCGTGGGGTAGGAGTAACGCTCGCCGTCCGGTCCGATCAAGTTGCCGGCCATCGTCACGTAGTCGCCGTAGTCGTCCGAATCGGCGTCCTTGAACAGGTCCATGAGGACGCCGGCCCGGGAGCTGACGTCGATGATGATGCCGCCGCGGCCGTTGAAGAACGGATCGTTCCAGTTCGCGCTGTCCATCGTGGCGAAATCAGGATTGATGTACTCCTGGTCGATCATGTCCTTGACGAAACGGTTGGCTTCGAGGAACTCGGGGGTGTCGAACCCGGGCACGAGTTCTCCGTCCCGCTCGCCCCATCCGTTCGGCGCGCCGAACCACGTCTCGATGACGTCGTAAGGACTGGCCGTGGCATAACCGCCTGGCCACTGCGGAATGATGATGCCGTAGGTATCGTCTTCGCCGCTCTCGTTCGGGTCGTCTTCGGTGAACGCGCGGGCCAGCTCGTAGAGGTCGTCCACCGTTTCCGGCAGGTCGAGTCCAAGATTCTCGAGCCAGTCCTTGCGGATGACCACCGCTGTGCGCATCTCGTCTCGCAGCCGGAAGACTCCGTAGTTGCGGCCGTTGATCGACGAGTTGAGCAGGATCTGCTCGTTCTCCGCCGTCAGGTTCGGATACTGATCCAGGATGTCGGTGAGGTCCCAGAAGGCGCCGGCTTCAGCGGACTGGACGAACGCCGGGATCTTGCTGGCGACCATCACCTGCGGAATGTTGTCCGATGCCATGGCCACTGACAGTCGGTCGCCGTAGTTGGAGTTCGGCACCCAGGTGATGTCGAGCGTCTTGCCGGTGTACTCCTCGATCGCTTGGTGCAACTCGCCGTCCGGTGCCGGAGCTTGGCTCTCCAGGAGAGGGCCATCAGGGTGATCGTGTCGAGTCCGCCTTCACCGGCCCCGCCGTTGTCGTCGGAGCCGCATCCGGCAACAGCCAGTGCGAGGGCAGTCGTGGTCACGAGGGACGTGCGAATGTTGCGAACGGTCGATCTCATCGTTTCGGCCTTTCGTGAGGGGGCGGGTCGTCGTTGACCGTCATCCAGCGGTGCTGGCAGCCGGGTCGAAGAGCTTGGTGCCGAGGTTGGTAAGCGGTTTCCGTCGGCGACAGTTCATTGGGCGAGAACGTAGGGGCATTGGTCTTCAGTGGATCCGCAACGGCTCGGCCGGGAGTATCCGCTGGTCGGCGGGTGGCCCGGCGAGTGTCTGGTCGGCCAGCTTGGCGTCGTTCTCGGCGAAGAAGCGCAGGCACAGCCAGGTGCTGAGATAGATCCACGCACCAGCTGAGATCGTCAGCAGGAGCACCGGGAACACGGCCGTGACGAAGGTGGTCGCGGCCAGGACGAACAGCAGGATGATCGTGGATGCGGGGTATGCGAGCGCGAAGCGGCTCGCCTGCCACGCGTACATCCGCAGTGGCAGGTCGAAATGTGCGTACATCGGGCCCACGTACGCGGCGATGCCGGCGAGAACGACGAGCGCTGCGAGGGTGGCCAGGCGGGCGGCGCTTGCGTCCGGGCCGAGGCCGGTGAAGAGCGAGTAGTTGCTCCACAGGGTCATGGTCACCACCAGCACGGGCAGCATGACGGCGGTGCCGCGGAACAGTTCCCGGCGCCAGATCGTGGCGAAGTCGCGAACCGTTCGGATTCCGTATCCCTGGATGTAGCGGCGGGTCAGGGTGAATGCCGCGGCAAGGGCGGGTCCGATTCCGAAGATCACGCCGCCGAGGACGGTGAACGCCAACACCAGGACGTTGATCAGGGCGCACCATGCGAGCACTGAACAAGTCGAATGCAGGCGGCTGGTCCAATGCTCCGTCATAGCGTCACACCACCGAACTCGGGAGTGCACTGCGAACGGACATCTGCCGGTCACCCCATCGTCGTCGTCGAAAACGTGGCGCTGAATGTAACTTTGAAACGTCTCAAAAGTCAACGACTCCGGTGCCTACCAGGTCGCGATCCGCAGGTTGGCGTACTCCCCGATCATGGGCGACATCTGCCGGAAACCGACCTTTCCGCCACGAATGGGAGGGCCGCCCACGGTGCCATCGTCGTGCCAGTGAAAGACGGTCATGTGGTCGATGGTGAACGTGATGTGGTCGTCACGGATGTCGAGCCGCATGCGATAGGGGCCGGCCGCATCCGACACGCCTGGGAGCGGATCGGGCCCCTGGGCGACGAGGTGGAATCCATGGCTTTTGCGCAGGTTGCACGTGTGGAAGCGCCGCTCGGCGGGCCACATGCGCCGGTAGTACGAGACGTGATAAGCGTCGATGTCCCCGTGGTGATACTGCTCGTACGGCCCGGTGCGCGGTGCCAGCGACGGATCGAACAGGTCGCGCTCGTCGTGGCCCCTGGCGTGAAAGAACAGGATGCAAAGACCAGGCTCACGGACCGGCCAGAAGTCCCATGAGATCGACACGTCGCCCGGAAGTTCCTCCGGGCACCACAACACGATGTTGGCTTGCTGTCCGTCGTCGGGGGACCGAGTGCTTTCCAGGCGGAGCCGTTCCAGCGGAAAGCTGAGCGCGCCATCACCTTCGAGTGTGAAATGGCTCAGGTCAGCGGCGCTGCGGAGGGGATTGTCATAGAGGACGGTGCGAGGTTCGGTCGGCATGCTCAAACTCCGGTGGGGTGTGCGGTTGGAGGTTGATTGAGTCGTTTCAAACCGACACCCTACTCGCGACTCGACGCAAGAACAGCGTCTTAGAACCCGCGCGAATTGGGGAGCCCGGCGACTCCCCCTATTCGCGCGGGTTCTTAGGATTCTCCGTGGGCGATGACCCGAAGCACTGTCTCGACATCGTCGACCACGATCGGATCGCCGCCTTGCGCCTGCCCCAGCTCGGTCTCGTAGGTTTCCAGGCGGCGCCAGTCGTCCCAGGTGAGCCGGTCGGCTCCACGTGAGGCGAGCAGCAGCTCGACATCCTCCGGCGATCCGCCAGGTGCGTTTCTGTCCGGCATGTCCGCGAGGATCGACTCCGCGACTTCGGCGGCGTCGGGGCGGTTGGTGCCGATCACGCCCGTGGGCCCCCTGCGCAGCCATCCGGTGACGTAGATGCCAGCAACCGGCCCGGAATGGTCGACCACACGGCCGTCATCTGACGGCACCGTGCCGGTGGCCTCATCGAACGGCAGCCCTGGAATCGGGCTGCCCCGGTACCCGATCGCCCGGATCAGCAACTCTGCGGTGAGGTGGAGTGGCCCAGCCGTGCCCGGGCGGGTTGGCTCGAGTTCGACGCCGGCGACGGCGGTGTCGCCCAGGATCCGGACCGGCCGGCGCCAGAAGTGGAAGTGGATCCGCCGTGCTGCGTCGGTGGCCGGACGTTGTGCCCATTCGGTGGTGACCTTGACGATGGTCTTGGCCTGGCGCCGGGTGTCGATCTCCGCCTGGTCCTCTGCCTCGAGTTTCAAACAGGCGGGATCGATCACGACATCGACGTCGTCCAGCTTGCCGATTTCGCGTAACTCGGGCGAGGTGAACTTCGCCTGGGCCGGTCCACGGCGGGCGACGACATGAACGTCGCGGAGTGTGCTGGCCTTCAGCGCGTCGACTACGGCACGCGGCATGCTGGTGGGGACGAGGCTCTCCGCATCGCGGGCCAGGATGCGGGCGATGTCGAGCGCGACGTTGCCGGCGCCGATCACGACGGCGGTCCGCAGGTGCTCGGGAAGACTGATCTTCGGCGCTGCCGGGTGTCCGGTGTACCAAGCGACGAGCTCCGATGCCCCGATCGAGCCGGGGAGATCCTCGCCGGCGATGTTAAGCCGGCGATCACCTCGCATCCCGGTCGAGACGGCCACCGCGTCGTACGACCGGCGGAGTTCCTCCAGCGTGACGTCCTTGCCGACGGTGACGTTGCCGAAGTATCGGGCCTCTGTGGTCTCGAAGCCTTGGGCCAGCACTCGGGAGATGCCGCGGGTCTTGGGATGGTCTGGAGCTACGCCGTAGCGCACCAGGCCGAACGGCGCGGGGGCGGCTTCGAACACGTCGATCCGGCGGAAGGTCCCAGCCTCGAGCAACTCGGCCAGCAAGTACAAGCCGGCCGGGCCAGCGCCGATGATCGCCGCGGTACGCGCCTTCGCGTGCTCCATTTCCTCATCCAACCAGATGTCCATGACCGGATGACAGAGTTGAGGCGACTCACACTTGGCTCAGCGCCTGCTCATGCGGATACAGCCTGCGGCGAGCCCACAGCGCGACGTAAACGAGCCCCACGAGCACGGGCACTTCGATCAGCGGGCCGACCACGCCGGCCAGAGCCTGCCCGCTGGTCACTCCGAAGACGCCGATCGATACGGCTATGGCCAGCTCGAAGTTGTTTCCGGCAGCGGTGAATGCGAGCGTCGTCGTCTTCTCGTAGCCGAACCCCAGCCGGTACCCGGCCAGGAAGGAGCCGGCGAACATGAGCACGAAGTACGCCAGCAGCGGCAGTGAGATCCGGGCCACGTCGAGCGGATTGCCGACAATCGTGTCCCCTTGCAACGCGAACAGCGCGACGATGGTGAACAGTAACCCGTAGAGCGCCCATGGCCCCGCTTTCGGCAGGAACCGGTTCTCATACCAGTCGCGGCCCTTGACCCGCTCTCCTACGGTGCGGCTGAGATATCCAGCCAGCAGCGGTATCCCGAGGAAGACCAGCACCATCGCCGCGATGGTCCAGACGGAGAAGCCGGCGCTGGTGGTCTCCAGCCCGAGCCAGCCAGGCAGCGTCTGCAGGTAGAACCATGCCAATGCGGAGAACGCGATGATCTGGAAGACCGAGTTGACGACGACCAGCACGGCGGCTGCCTCACGGTCGCCGCATGCGAGATCGTTCCATATCAGCACCATCGCGATGCACCGGGCGAGCCCGACGATGATGAGGCCGGTCCGGTACTCCGGCAGGTCGGCCAGGAAGATCCATGCCAGCGCGAACATCAGGGCCGGCCCGGCGAGCCAGTTGAGCACGATCGACGTCACGAGCAACTTACGCTCGCCAGTGACCTGACGGGCTTCGTCGTAGCGCACTTTCGCCAAGACCGGATACATCATCACCAGCAGGCCGATGGCGATCGGCAAGCTCACCGAGCCGATCTTGATGGCGTCCAGTGCTTCGTCCAGTCCCGGGACGACGTTGCCGAGGAGCAGGCCCGTAGCCATCGCGGCGGCGATCCACAACGGCAGGTACCGGTCCAGAGTGGAAAGCCGGGCCAGAACAGGAGCTTCGATGGACGTCTCAGAGCTGTTCGAGGGGTGGGCGCTCACGGGCACGGCCTCCGCACGTCAGCCTCGTCGACGATGGCCGCTGCCGCAGCCAATGCCTGGAGATATCCGGCAAGCTGCCGGACAACGCCGGCACTGAGCCGGTAGTACGTGTAGCGCCCGTGGGGCTCGATCTCGACGATGCCGGCCTGGCGCATCAGCCTCAGATGATTGGAGACATTGGTTTGACGAGCGCCGGTCATCTCGACGATATGACAGGTACACAGCGCCTCTCGGGCGAGCAATTCAACGATTTGCAGGCGCAATGGGTCGGCCAGTATTCGTAGCCATTCGACGGGGCGAGTCGAACTCATATCAACGTCCACTGATGTCAGCATCGGCTGATACGTTATGTGTCATGGCCGGATCGGTACAAACCGGCAGGTAGCCGAGTCCCCGCAGGTGTCCTCCGCAAGCGGATACGGGCGTTGTTCACCTGGACGTCGGCACGCGGACATGTATATGCCACACATTCCATCGCGTCCATTCATGGTGCGTTCACTCGTATCCGGGAACGGTGTCACTTCGCCTGCTTAGCGTCGGCGCTGTCAGCGAACAAGCGAAAGACCGACCCGATCCGGAAGGACATCCGACGTGAAGATCAGCACTGCTCGTCGACGACTGGCGCCGCTTGCCGTCGTCAGTGCTGCGGCACTCGTCCTGGTCGCCTGTGGTGGCGACGACAACGGTGACGACACCAGCACGACCGAGAACGACTCGTCCAGCGAGCAGACGCAGGACGACAACGAGGACGACGAGGAGTCGCCCGAAGCCAACGGTGAGCTTTCCGGCTCGGTCGTGGTTGATGGCTCGAGCACGGTTGCTCCCTTGGGGGAGGCCGCGGCGGAGCTCTTCATGATGGAGACCCCTGGCGTCCAGGTGACCGTCGGCACTTCCGGCACCGGCGGTGGCTTCGAGAAGTTCTGCAACGGCGAGACCGACATCTCCGAGGCTTCGCGAACGATCAAGGATGAGGAAGCCGATATCTGCGACGGCAACGGGATCGCGTACGAAGGTCTCACCGTCGCCAACGATGCGCTGACGGTGCTCGTCCACCCGGACAATCCGGTGCAGTGCCTGAGCACGGAACAGCTCGGCCAGGTGTGGGCTCCCGACTCGGATGTCAGCCGTTGGGACGAGATCGACGGTATCGACTTCGACGCCGACCTCGACCTCTACGGGCCAGGCACGGACTCCGGTACGTTCGACTATTTCACCGAGGCGATCAACGGTGAAAGCGGTGCGCAGCGCACCGACTACAACAACATCGGTGAAGACGACAACACCGGCATCATCGGCGTCGAAGGTTCGGCCGGCGGCATGTTCTACGTCGGCTTCTCCTACTACGTGGAGAATCAGGACCGGGTGAAGGCACTCGAGATCGACGGGGGCGACGGCTGCGTCGCGCCTTCCGTGGAAACTGTGCAGGACGGCTCTTATACGCCGCTCGGCCGCGGGCTGTACATCTACCCGTCGGACACCGCTCTGGAGAAGCCTGAGGTGCTGGCGTTCATCGAGTACTTCATCAACAACGCCGATTCCATCGCCGCGGCGGCCGGCTTCATCGGCATGACCGACGAGCAGGCTGACGAAGCCCGCGCCCAGGTTCAGACCCTGGTCGGCGGCTGACGGCCGACGATGGCCATGCGTGGCGTCATCGATGCCTCCAGCGCCGGTGCGGAGTCTCCGCGCCGGTCGCTGGAGGCGCCCAGCCCTAGGTACGGCGAGAAGGCGATCAAGGTCTTCCTCGGCGCCTGCGGAGGGCTATCGGTCCTGGTCACCGCTGGGATCGTCCTCTCGCTGGCGTTCGGTGCGATCGACTTCTTCCGGGAGGTCCCGGTCCACGAGTTCCTCTTCGGTACGACGTGGGCTCCGTCGTTCTCGCCCTCACACTTCGGAGTGCTGCCGATCGTCACCGGCACGCTCAACATCGTGTTCTGGGCGCTGGCTGTGTCCGTCCCGGTGGGGCTGGCCTCGGCGATCTACCTGAGCGAATACGCGCCGAATCGGGTTCGCAAGACCATCAAACCCATGCTGGAGGTGCTCGAAGGCATCCCGACCGTGGCCATCGGCCTGTTCGCCTTGATGTTCCTCCGGCCGCTGGTCGCAGACGTCCTGCCGTTCCTCGACTGGGGCGGTGTCCACTCGATCGGCGTGGCCGGTATCGCCGTCGGCCTGCTCATCGTGCCGCTGGTCGCGTCGATCTCCGACGACGCGATGCGTGCCGTTCCGCGAGGTTTGCGCGAAGGAGCCTATGCCCTCGGGGCGAGCAAACTCCGGGTGTCGCTGAGGGTGGTGTTTCCGGCTGCCATCTCCGGGATAGTCGCGGCCGTGGTGCTGGCGGTGTCTCGCGCCATCGGCGAAACCATGGTGGTGCTGCTGGCCGGCGGCGCCCGGGCACAGATCACCGGCGATCCCACGGCGTCCTCCCAGACGATGACCGCGTACATCGGTCAGACGGCGACCGGTGAGATCGCGTTCGGAACGATCGCGTACTACACGATCTTCGCGGTCGGTGCCCTGCTGTTCGTCATGACCCTGATCATGAACCTCTTCGCCATCCGCTTGGTCCGTCGTTTCCGTGAGGTGTACGAGTAGATGTCCACCGATGAGAAGGCCCCGCCTCGCACGGCACGTACCCGGCTTGCCGTGGCAGGTGCGCGCGCCACTACCGAGAGTGTTCTCGGGGCTCGTTCCCGTGGTGACAGGATCAGCAACCGGCTCTTCCAGGCGGTGCTCCTGCTCGGTCTGTCGGTTGCCATCGCCGGGCTCGCGACGATGGTCATCTGGGCGTTCGTCGAAGGTTCACCTCGGCTCAACACGGCGCTGTTCACCGCGGGACCATCGACGCTGAACATCGAGCAGGCCGGGTACCGGCCGGCCATCCTCGGCTCCCTCCTGGTGATCGGCGGTGTCATCGTGCTCATCCTGCCGCTGGGCGTGGGCGCCGCGGTATATCTGGAGGAATACGCTGACAAGTCTCGCTGGTGGAACCGGCTGTTCGAGCTGAACATCCAGAATCTCGCCGGTGTGCCGTCGATCGTGTTCGGCATCCTGGGGCTGGCGTTCATCGTCCGTCAGCCGTTGGGCCTCGGGTTCGTTCCAGCAGCTGGCGCGCTCACCATCGCATTGCTCGTGTTGCCCACCGTGATTCTGGCCGCGCGGGAGGCACTGCGTGCCGTGCCGCCGTCGATTCGTGAGGGCTCACTCGCGCTCGGGGCTACCCAATGGCAGACCACCTGGCGTCAGGTGCTGCCGGCGGCGATGTCTGGAATCCTGACCGGGGTCATCCTCGCCGTCGCCCGGGCGGTCGGAGAGGCTGCGCCACTGCTCCTTGTGGGGGCTGTCACGTTTGTGACCTTCGACCCGAGCTTCTTCGATCCGGGCTTCACGACCCTGCCGACCCAGATCTTCGACTGGGCTGGTCGTCCGCAAGAGGAATT
It contains:
- a CDS encoding phosphate ABC transporter substrate-binding protein PstS family protein; this encodes MKISTARRRLAPLAVVSAAALVLVACGGDDNGDDTSTTENDSSSEQTQDDNEDDEESPEANGELSGSVVVDGSSTVAPLGEAAAELFMMETPGVQVTVGTSGTGGGFEKFCNGETDISEASRTIKDEEADICDGNGIAYEGLTVANDALTVLVHPDNPVQCLSTEQLGQVWAPDSDVSRWDEIDGIDFDADLDLYGPGTDSGTFDYFTEAINGESGAQRTDYNNIGEDDNTGIIGVEGSAGGMFYVGFSYYVENQDRVKALEIDGGDGCVAPSVETVQDGSYTPLGRGLYIYPSDTALEKPEVLAFIEYFINNADSIAAAAGFIGMTDEQADEARAQVQTLVGG
- a CDS encoding metalloregulator ArsR/SmtB family transcription factor; the encoded protein is MLTSVDVDMSSTRPVEWLRILADPLRLQIVELLAREALCTCHIVEMTGARQTNVSNHLRLMRQAGIVEIEPHGRYTYYRLSAGVVRQLAGYLQALAAAAAIVDEADVRRPCP
- the pstC gene encoding phosphate ABC transporter permease subunit PstC, with the protein product MRGVIDASSAGAESPRRSLEAPSPRYGEKAIKVFLGACGGLSVLVTAGIVLSLAFGAIDFFREVPVHEFLFGTTWAPSFSPSHFGVLPIVTGTLNIVFWALAVSVPVGLASAIYLSEYAPNRVRKTIKPMLEVLEGIPTVAIGLFALMFLRPLVADVLPFLDWGGVHSIGVAGIAVGLLIVPLVASISDDAMRAVPRGLREGAYALGASKLRVSLRVVFPAAISGIVAAVVLAVSRAIGETMVVLLAGGARAQITGDPTASSQTMTAYIGQTATGEIAFGTIAYYTIFAVGALLFVMTLIMNLFAIRLVRRFREVYE
- the pstA gene encoding phosphate ABC transporter permease PstA, whose amino-acid sequence is MSTDEKAPPRTARTRLAVAGARATTESVLGARSRGDRISNRLFQAVLLLGLSVAIAGLATMVIWAFVEGSPRLNTALFTAGPSTLNIEQAGYRPAILGSLLVIGGVIVLILPLGVGAAVYLEEYADKSRWWNRLFELNIQNLAGVPSIVFGILGLAFIVRQPLGLGFVPAAGALTIALLVLPTVILAAREALRAVPPSIREGSLALGATQWQTTWRQVLPAAMSGILTGVILAVARAVGEAAPLLLVGAVTFVTFDPSFFDPGFTTLPTQIFDWAGRPQEEFQVLAAAGVLIMLALVLVMNSFAVWLRNRFEQKW